The window CAAGGCGGATATAGTTTCCATGTTCAAAACCTTTTTTTGAAGACAGGTCTTTTATAAAAATCCCGTATTTTTCCAGCAGGTAAACCGCAAGAGTTTCGGGACAAACACCGTCATCGAGTTTACATAATACGTAATTTGCTTCACTCGGAAAAACGGAAATGCCTTTTATTGCGGAAAGCTCTTTAATAAAATGTTTTCTTTCGTATGCTATAGAATCACAGGCCGCATGATAAGTTTTACCGTACTTATCATAAATCTGCAAAAAATATTCTCCGAAAGAGTTTATATTCCAAATAGAATTTTCTTTTTTTATTTTGTTGACATATCCGCAATCCGCACAAGCTAAAACCCCCAAACGCAAACCCGGTACCCCGTAGCTTTTACTTATAGATTTTATAACGGCAAGATTCGTATAATCAGCCAATATTTTTTCATCGATTAAAGAGTAGCGTTTTTCTTTTTCCGCAAAATCTATAAACGATTCATCAAAAATAAGCATAATATTTTTTTCGCGTAAAAACCCGCATAGTTTTAAAACTTCATCTTTTCCTAAAAAATTACCCGAAGGATTATCGGGATTAATTAAAATAACCGTCCCGGGGTTTTCTTTATTTACGCATTCCATTATATCATATAATGTATAGCGGAAATCTTCTTTAGAGGTACGTATAGGAATAATTTCCGCATTTGTAAGTCTTTCGGGATATTCATTAAATGTAGGGAACGGAACAGCGACCTTACCCGTGATTTGTTTTGCCAACGATGAAATAAGTTCCGCAGCTCCATTCCCGACAATAATATGTTCGGGACTTACATTAAAAATTTTTGCAGCAAGCAAACTTTGCTGATATGCACCGCTGGGGTACTCCGTAAGCAAGGTTTTAAAACTTGCAGTCATTTCATGCACCAAGTTTTCAGGCGGGAAATACGGATTTACCAGATAGCAAAAATCTTTTAACTGCGGGAATCTCCAATAACCTCCGAACCGCTTTTGCAAATTATATAATTTTTCTTTTCCTGTTTTAAAACGGTCTTCGGCAATTGCCAAATCCGCAGGGTCATCTATTTCATACCAATCATCTCCGTTTACAACCAAACCTTTTAAAACGGAAGCTGATAAAAATGAAAGAGCTTTCAGCACTTGCTCATAATATTCATTTTTACCGAAGGCCTTTTGATAAGCTTCAAGAAACGGAATATAATATTGACTCGTAAATTCTTTTGAAAATTTATAAATGTTTACGGTTTTAAAATAACTTCCCGTATCCTGCCAATTAAAATGAGCCTTATCCAAAATACTTATTATATAATTATTTTCATCAAGCAAAGTACAGGTTCCGTCCATCCACGGCTCAAAAGGCGAAACCACCGCAAGGTCTTTATCTTTGCTTTCAATAAGTTTTGTTATAATTGAAGGTTTAAAAATTAAATCGCTTTCAAGGAGAAGAGTGTCGTCTTTTGACATTTCATTACAGGCAAGATAAAGAGAATAAATATTGTTTGTTTTATCATATATGGGATTTTCAATATATTTTATTTCCATTCCGTTTAAATTTTTTTCATTAAATTTGGAAGAAATAAAATCTTTTAATACGTTACCCTTATATCCGATAACAATAACAAGCCGTTTTATCTTATTTAAAACAAGGGCTTCTATTGTGTATTCGATTAATGTTTTCCCGTTCACGGAAACCATACATTTTGTTGCATCTTTTGTGTAAGACCTCAGTCTTTTACCCATTCCCGCCGCAAGAATTATTGCCTGCATTTTAACCTCTCTATAAAGATTTTTTTTAATTATGCTGTATATGCAGGTTTTTGTCAACCTATCTGAAGTACTGGAATTTATTTACATTATCTATTATAATTTCCAATATGAACATATTCGAAAAATACGCTTTAAAAACTCCGGATATTTTACTTCCGGGTAAACTTACGGATTTTTCCGTTTGGGCTGTAATAGCCTGCGACCAATATACACAAGATAAAGAGTATTGGGATAAAGTACAATCCATTACAAAAAATAAACACTCCGCACGGCATATTATTTTACCGGAATTTTACTTGCACAATCTCTCGGAAAAACAGAGACAAGAAGAAGTCATAAAAATACATAATAATATGCAAAATTATATTAAAAATGCCGTTTTTGCGGAGCCTATTTCTTCCATGATTTATATTGAAAGAAAGACTTTTTACGGACGTACCCGAAAAGGGCTTATTACATGCATAGATTTGGAAAAATATGATTGGAAAAAATCTTCTAAAGCGGAAATACGGGCTACGGAGGCAACTATATTGGATAGACTCCCTCCGCGTATGGAAATAAGACGGACTGCTCCGATTGAACTTCCCCATATTATGCTCCTTGCAAACGACTATGATAATATTCTTATCGGAGAACTGGAAAAAAATATTCATAAAACAGAGGTCTCTCCTATATATAATTTTGATTTAATGATGAATGCCGGAAGCATTTCAGGCTGGGCTATTCCGCAAGAATTATCTTCCGCGGTAATAAAACCCGCACTTGAAAAACTTTATAAAAATAATACCGGTGAAGACGGTTCGACATTTATGTTTGCAGTAGGAGACGGGAACCATTCACTTGCCGCTGCAAAGGCAGTATGGGAAGAATTTAAACAAAAAACAGGCTCTATTCCGGCGGAAGACGGCTCCGTATCAATTCCTAAAAGTATTGAAAACCATCCTCTCAGATACGCATTAGTGGAAATAGTAAATCTATACGATTCGGGACTCACCTTTGAGCCGATTCACCGTATACTTTTCGATACCGACGGCAAAAAACTGACGGATTTTATACAATCAAAATTAGGCGGTACGGTGATAAAATGTAAATCCGAAGAAGAACTTTTGAATAAAGTCGAATCTTCAACATCATCTTTCGGCTTTATTTCCGAACGGGAAGGATTGATTTGTTTGGAAACAAATCTTGATTGTCTTGCAATAAGCGCAATTCAGCCGCTTTTAGATGAGTTTACAGGTTCAGAGAAAAAGATAGATTATATTCACGGAACCGATGAAGCCTTTCGCCTTTCGGAAAAGGTAAATTCCGTATCGGTTCTTTTACCGCCCATATCAAAAATGAACTTTTTTTCTACAATTGCGGAATACGGCTCGCTACCGCGCAAAAGTTTTTCTATGGGAGAGGCCAGCGAAAAACGCTTTTATCTTGAATGCAGAAGTCTTAGTTAAGCTCGCGAGTTTGCTTTGCAAACATCGTGTATTGTATGCCTTACATTACGAAACGGCGGTAAATAAACGATATTCAATAGGCTTTATTCATTTTAGTCAAATAAAGAATTCTCTTGAGAAACTTGGTTAAGTTTTACCGGAGGCTTTAAACCTAAATGGGTATAAGCCTTATCGGTAACCGTTCTGCCGCGCGGGGTTCGCTGAATAAGCCCGGATTGAATTAAATAAGGCTCGTAGTAATCTTCCAGTGTATCCTGCGATTCACCTATGGAAATTGCAAGGGTTTCAGCCCCTACAGGACCTCCGCCGTAATTTTCTATAATTGAGCTTAGAATCTGCCTGTCATAGGTTTCAAGCCCGAGTTTATCTATGTTAAGCTGTTTTAAACCCGCAACAACTACGGCTTCATCAATTTGAGCCTTTCCTGCAACTTGCGCAAAGTCGCGCATACGGCGTAAAAGACGGTTTGCTACACGAGGCGTTCCGCGCGAGCATTTTGCTAAAGCTAAAGCGGCGGCCTCTTTTATCTTTATTTCCAAAATGGAAGCCGAACGGCAAATAATTGATGAAAGCTCTTCATAAGAGTAAAATTCAAAGCGCTGCACAATTCCGAAACGGCTTATAAGCGGGCTTGAAACCATGCCGGCTCTGGTAGTAGCTCCTATCAATGTAAAAGGCGGAATCGGAATACGCACTGTTCTGGCTCCCGGCCCCTGCCCTATTATCCAATCAAGCTCGTAATCTTCCATTGCAATATAAAGCATTTCTTCGATTGCAGGTTTTAATCTGTGAATTTCATCGATAAAAAACACGCTTCTTTCGGTTAGGGTCGTTAAAATACCGGCTAAATCTTTAGGCTTATCCAAGGCGGGCGCTCCCGTAACCTTAAAATCAACACCGAGTTCGTTTGCCGTAATTTGCGCAAGAGTAGTCTTTCCGAGACCTGGAGGCCCTATTAAAAACAAATGGTCCAAACTTTCACCGCGCTCGCGGGCAGCCTTAATAAAAACCGCAAGATTTTCCTTAGCCTTACTTTGACCTCTAAAATCAGCTAAAAGTTTAGGTCTGAGAGCCCTATCCTTATCGTCTCCCGCCTGTTCTTCAGGCCGTACAACATCAAAATTTTCCATAAAGATTTTTACATTGCCGCCTTATAAATTGCAAGCACGTCTTTTTCCGTAAGTTCCTGAAAACCGTAAATTTTTCCGTTTTTTCCGCGGTGCCTTATTGCAGCTTCCGCCATCTCTTCCAAATGTTCTTCCCTTATATTTACATCTTTAAGCGTCATGGGAATACCCAGCGAAACGAAGAAATTATGTGTTTTTTGAATCGCATCTTGAGCCGTTTTGTAAACATCTTCATCTTGCGGAAGGTTCCACACATTTTTTCCGTAATCCGCAATTTTTTCTACGGTAGAAGAATTTAAACAATGAGAAAGCCAATGAGGAGTTAAGATTGCAAGACCTATACCGTGGGTAATATCGTAAAATGCGCTTAACTCGTGCTCCATAGGGTGAACGGACCATGCCGTATTTTTTCCCCCGTCAAGAAGACCGTTAATTGCCCAAGAATTCGCCCACAATAAATTGGCTCTGGCTTCGTAATTTTCGGGTTCCCTTATTGCGATGGGGCCGTATTTTATACAGGTTTTTAAAATACTTTCCGCAAAGCGGTCCTGCAAAAAAGCTCCGTCATTTAAGCTAAAATAACATTCAAATGTATGGCTCATAATATCGGCGGTACCTGCCGCAGTTTGTATTTTAGGAACCGAAAAAGTATACTCGGGGTTAAGCACGGAAAATTTAGGCAAAAGCAGTTTATCGGCAAACCCCAGTTTTTCTTTTGTTTTAAGATTCGAAATAACGGCACCGCAATTCATTTCGGAACCTGTAGCGGCAATGGTTAAAACGGTTCCTATCGGAAGAGTCTTTTGTATTACGGCTTTTCCGGTAATAATGTCCCAAGCATCCCCCCGATAATTTACGCAAGCTGAAACGGCTTTTGCACAATCAATAGTACTGCCGCCGCCGACCGGCAAAATAAAATCCAGATTGTTTTCACGTACGGTTTTTACACCCTCTTCCACTTCGGTAATACGGGGATTGGGAGAAATACCGGAAAGCTCTTTAAAAAAGATATTCTTCGATTTAAGCTGCTCCGTAATCTCATCATAAAGTCCGATTTTTTTTTATACTCCCGCTTCCGTAACAAAGCAACACTCTTTTACCGTATTTTAAAATTTCTTCGGCTAAATTTTTAACTCCGTTTTTTCCGAATAAAATCTTTACAGGCACTTCAAAATCAAAATCATACATAAAAACCTCCGTATAAAATAAACGCCCGCAAGGAATTTTCAAATTCCGAGGAGTGTTTATTTCCGCCGTTTCGTAATGCAATGAGAAACGGCATATAATAAGGAGTTTGCAAAGCAAACTCACGAGTTTAAAACAGACTAAAATAAACGAATATAAGTATATAACAAATACTCACTTTTTGCAACCTTACTTCTTGTATTAAACCTTCAGATTCCATTAGCCTTGTCAACTTTATAAAAAAATGTAATTTCCCTCTGGTAAAATTTTAAAAACCGTTATATAATTATGAAGTAAGAAATGTTAAAATTTCTTAAAATATTTTTTACGGAAGGAAAATATGGCAAAGGTTCTATCTATAATTTTAGGCGGAGGAAAGGGCACAAGACTTTTTCCTCTTACAAAACACCGCTCAAAACCTGCGGTTCCGTTCGGAGGGAAACACCGCATTATCGACATTCCGCTTTCAAACTGTATAAATTCGGGGTTTAGAAACATTTACATTGTAACTCAATTTAATTCCGCATCTCTTCATCTTCACATTGCAAAGGCCTATACCTTCGATACCTTTTCAAACGGATTCGTTGAAATTTTAGCCGCGGAACAAACCTTCGATAATACCGGTTGGTATAAAGGTACAGCCGATGCCGTACGCAAAAACCTTCATCATTTCAGACACGATAAACCTACTCATTATCTTATTCTTGCAGGCGACCAGCTCTACAGAATGGACTTAAAAAATTTTCTAAAATTTCATGAAGAATCGGGGTCGGATATCACCGTAGCCTGTACGCCCGTAACCCGCGAAGATGCCTCCGGTTTCGGTATAATGAAAGTAAACGAACATTCTCAAATAACCGAGTTTATGGAAAAACCTGGAACGGAAAAAGATATAAACACATGGAAAATTCCTTACAGCTCCGCAATAAAACCGGATAACCCTCAAAAAGAATATCTTGCTTCAATGGGAATTTATATTTTCAGCGCAAAAGTAATGGAAGAGTGTTTAGACAGTAAATATACCGATTTCGGAAAAGAAGTAATACCGGAATCGCTTAGTAAATATAAGGTATCTGCCTTTCCGCATAATGGTTATTGGACCGATATAGGAACAATACGTTCTTTTTATGAGGCTACTTTGGATTTAACCGAAATACAACCGAAATTCGATTTTTACGATGCACAAAGCCCGATTTATACGCACAACAGAAGTTTACCCACTTCAAAAATCAATTCCGCGGAATTAAAAAGAGCAAATTGCAGCGACGGCTGTGTAATAACAAATGCGGTCATTCACCATTCGGTAATCGGAGTACGCTCCGTAATTGAAACCGGCAGTTTTATAGAAGATACAATTTGTATGGGAGCCGATTATTATGAAAGCGGCGAAGAAAAAGAATTAAACAAAAAAAACGGTTTACCGAATATAGGTATCGGGAATAATTGTAAAATACGCTCCGCCATTATCGACAAAAATGTCCGCATAGGCGACAATGTTTCAATAGGTAACGGAAACATTCCGCCTGACGGAGATTACGGTACTTATCATGTTGTAGACGGTATTTACGTAATAATAAAAAATTCCGTAATACAAAACAATACGGTAATTTAATTTTCAGTATATTCCGCTGCAACCTTCATAGGCTCCGGTAAAGAATGTAAGTTGTCGTTTTCAAACTTATTTTCTTTGTTTACGGTTATACAAATTTCACCGTTTACACAGTCTATAAATGCCGTTGAATTTTTTACAAATTCTTCTTCGATAATTTTAACCGCTAAAACATCTTCTATTTTTGTCTGCAAAAGACGGCGCATGGGTCTTGCACCGTAAGAAGGATTATATCCGTTTTCTATAAAATATTTTTGAGCCGCTTGCGAAACTTCTATAAATAACTGTTTTTCCGAAAGGCGGGCTTTAAATTTTTCCATTTCCAATTTAAAAATATGTTTTATATTTTCTTCGGTAAGCGGTTTAAATACCAAAATGTCGTCAATACGGTTTATAAATTCAGGAGGTAAAAATTTTTTAATTTCATTCATCGCATTAGCTTTTATTTCAGAATAATCCATAACACCCGAACCTGAAGGATTAAAGCCCAACTGCTGCTCTTTAATTATGGACTTTGAACCTGCATTACTCGTCATTAAAATAACGGTATTTTTAAAATTAACTATTTTTCCGCGGCTGTCCCTAAGTTCTCCTTCTTCTAAAATTTGTAAAAGAATATTAAATACATCGGGGTGAGCCTTTTCGACTTCGTCCAACAGGACAACTGAATAAGGATTGCGCCTTATCTTTTCCGTTAAAAAGCCTCCGTTTTCAAATCCGATATATCCGGGAGGAGCTCCTATTAACCGTGCCGCATTGTGTTTTTCCATATAATCGCTCATATCTATTCTTATCAAAGAATCTTTTGTTCCGAATAAAAAGCCGGCAAGCGTTTTTGCAAGCAAGGTTTTTCCTACTCCCGTAGGACCTAAAAATAAAAAAGAACCTATAGGTCTATCGGGAGAGGAAATACCTGCACGGGACCTCCGTATTGAATTTGAAATAATCTCTACGGGTTCATCCTGTCCCACAACCGATTTTTTTAACTCGCTTTCAATTTGTAAAATGCGTTTTGTTTCGTCCGCTGTAAGTTTCGTAACGGGAATATCCGTCATAACGGAAATAACCTGAGCAACATCGTTTTCATCTATGCGGTGAGCGGGGTGTTCAGGCGGATTCAGCCAGCGCATTTTAATTTCCGCAAGGTCGTTTTTTAAAACCAATACTTCATCTCGTATCAAAGCCGCTTTTTCATAATTTTGAAGCGCAACCAATTCCGTTTTTTCTTCCGTAAGTTTTTTTATCTTTTCTTCGACTTGAAAAAGCTCTGCAGGACGTTTATCCAAAACGGTTTTTTTCATAGCGCCTATTTCATCTAAAACATCTATAGCTTTATCGGGAAAAAATCTGTCGGTAATATACCGTTTGGAATACTCTATTATTTTATGCAAAATTTCATCGCCGTAAATGACATTATGATGAGTCTCATACTTCGATTTTACACCTAAAAGGATTTCAAATGTTTCTTCAGGGCTCGGTTCTTTTATATTTATAGTTTGAAAGCGGCGCTCCAACGCTCCGTCATTTTGAAAATACCTTCGGTATTCATCGACGGTTGTAGCGCCTATACACTGTATTTCACCACGCGCTAAAGCGGGCTTTAAAATATTTGCAGCGTCCATAGCGCCTTGCGACCCGCCCGTACCTACGAGGTTATGCAATTCATCAATAAATAAAATGATGTTTTTATCTTCTTTTATTTCGGTAATAATTTGCTTTAACCGCTCTTCAAACTGACCGCGATATTTTGTCCCGGCAATTACGGAGCCTAAGTCTAAAGAAACAAGCCTTTTATTTAAAAGATTATGAGGCACTTGCTCGTTCGTTATCGCATAAGCCAAGCCTTCGATAATTGCGGTTTTTCCTATTCCGGGTTCGCCTACAAGTACGGGATTATTTTTTGTACGCCTTGAAAGAATTTGAACAAGACGCCCTATTTCTTTTTCTCTGCCTATTACGGGGTCCGATTTTCCGTCCCGAACAATATCGGTTAAATCCCTTCCGAATTCCATTAAGGTTGAATCTTTACGTTTTTGTGTTTCTGCGGGTTTATCGAAAGGAGAGCCTTTTTGCCTCCAATCCGGATTGGAAGTAAGTTTTAAAGCCGCATTTCTTACATCGTCAAGAAAAATATTATGCCTTACAAAAAACTGCGACAAAATTGAGTTATCTTCTCTTGAAAGAGCAATTAAAATATGCTCGGTACCGATATAATTATGCCTCATTGTTCTGGATTCTATTGCGGCAATATCGATGAGAGTTTTAATTCTGCGCGAAGGCGGAATTTCGCCTATAATCCGCTCACCTTGTCTTACAAAAATATTTTGCTCCACCGCAAGCTGTAAATTTAAGATATCGATATTAAGATTTTGTAATATTTCGTAACCGCGCCCGGTTTTATTTTTTATCAACGCCAATAACACATGTTCCGGCTGAAAAAAATCCGCATTTACTTTTCCCGCCTCTTGCTGTACGAAAATGTTTAATAATTTATGCGCATTTTGCGAAAGCCCTTGAAACATAATAACCTCCTGCCGCTCCTATTCTTTAATTCGGATTTTAGAGCAAATATCTTTAATAAGGTTTGCTCTGCACTCTTCTATAGAAGATTCCGTAATTGATTTATCAAACATATTATCGTTTAACAATAAAAATGCAAGATGTCCCATTTGAATTTTAAACAACATAGAATTGCATTGCTCATGAGTAATTCCTTCAATAAGATTTAAATTTAAACCAAGTTTGATTTTAAAAATAATATCCGCAGCTTCTTTAAATTCCATAAGTTTTGCATATTTAAAAATTGCAGAAGCACGGAAAATCATATCTTCCGTTTTTAACTTATTTTCCTCGGCAAAACTTTTACGTAAAGAGCGTTCCCTGTCAATAATATTTTGAACACCGGAAACAAATTCCGCAAGTTGAACAGTTTCATCTCCTCCCGCGCAAATCCCTGTAGAAATTGCAAAAAGAAACCCTATCGATTCTTTTGAATTGGCAGCATAGTAGCCTGAAACATTTAACCCGCATTCCCTTGCAAATTCCACTACAGAGCTTAATTTATTCGATAATAGAATTCCGGGAAGAGAACATAAAGCAGAGTATTTTATACCGGAGCCTATTCCGGTTATATCCGAAGTTATAAACCCTGCATCTTCTACGGCGGAAAATACAAACTTATTTTGCATTCTATCTTCCAAATCGGAAGCGGGAGCAAGGGCTGCATGCACATCAAAACCTGCGGCAAATGAAGAAATATTTATATGGTCCTCCATGTTTATTCCGGTATACAAAGAACCGTTATCATGTACTACCAAGGCTTTATCCGCTTCAACCGGCAATTTGCTGAAAAGGATACCGCGCTCTTCAAGAAGTTTTACCGCAAGAGGGTCGATTGCATCAAGTTTTATCTTTTTAAAATAAGCCGAATCTTCAAGCGTATCAAAAAAAGAAAAAAGGAGCGAAGTAATTTCTTGCGAATCTATATGCGAAATTAAAAGCGGGAATAAAAACCCTGAAATATTCCGAGCAATATTACATCTCGTAAATAAAACAACATCATTTTGCTCTCCCGTTTCACTGTACCAACCGTCAAGTTTCACTTTCATATTTTTTCTCCAAAGCTTTTAACTCATCGCGCAAAAAAGCCGCCTTTTCGTATTCTTCCGCTTCAATTGCCTTACGTAACTTTTGCCTGAGTTCAGCTGCAATAAGCTTATTTTCAAAACCGATTACCTTTGATTTTTGAATTACTCCGGTATACCGCAAATCTTTTTTCTTTTGCTTTAAAATTTCCGCAATTTCATTTTTAAAGGCCGAAAAACAATTTACACAGCCGATTTTTTGTTTAAATCTTATATCTAAAAGCTTTTGACCGCAGTGCGGACACACGGGAGAATTTTCAAATTCGAGTTTTTTGTTAAGCTCATAATTATTAAAGATATTTTTAATTGAAATATCCATTTTTTCGGAAAAAATTCCGAATCCGAATTTTGCAGCGCAATCTCTGCATAAATAAATATTTTTTTTAGCGCCGTCAGAAATTTGCTCGATAGAAACGGCTGCTTCGTTTTTTTTACACATATCGCAAATCATAATTTCCTCATAATTTCAATCGGTCTTTCTTTTCCCGCCCTCAAAGCCGGAATAATACAAACTGCGACCGATAAAATAAGCATCGACACGGCAATTAAATAAAGCTCCTTAAAATCAATTATTACGGGAATGCTTTCCAAATAAAAAGCCGGATCCAAAATATGAATTTCCAAAGGTACTCCGCCGGCAAAAACCGAATAAAAAAAATTTTGTAAATAGTTTAACAGTTTTTCAATAAAAGAAAATATTTCATTTATATGAAGGGCGGCCAAAATACCTAAGGGCATTCCGAAGATAATCCCGCCCAAACCGGTTAAAAACCCTGCAAACAAAAAAGAAAGAGTAATTGAAGAAGGCGGTGTACCCGTTGCTTTTAAAATCGCAACTTCCCTCCTTCTTTCCATTACAAGCATTACCACAGCAGAAGAAATATTTGCCGAAGCTACAAGCACGATTAAAAACATAATAAACATTAAAATATTTTTAGTTGTCGCAAAGGTTATAAAGCTCGTACGGTTTAAATCCTTCCAAGTATAAACCGTAAAATTGTCGGGTAAAATTTTATTAAGTTTAAAATATAACTCATTCAATTTAACTTCGTCAAAAGGATTTTCCGTCGAAACTAAAACCGATGTAAATGAAGAAGTAACAGGCATAATTTTTATACCTTGTTCAAGAGGAATAAAAACCCATAAAGAGTCCAATTCCTGATAACCTGAAGAAATAATGCCCGAAACGGTAAAAGAAGAAACCTTAGGCACAGTGTTCCCTTTTTTATTTTTATTTAAGGTTATAACCCTGCATACATCACCGGCTTTTAATTCCAGGGATTCTGCAATCTTTTTCCCGAGTATTACCGAGCGCTCCGTTTCAAATTCCAATTTTCCGTCTATAATTTTAATTAATTTTTTTACATTGCCGTTTTTTAAAAAAAATTCAGGCTCAATCGCTCGTATTGTCCCGCCGCTCCTTCCGTTTTTTCCGATAATTAAACCGTTTCCCTGCCGCTCAATCCAAGCATCTTTAAAAAAATCATTTTCAAGATTTTCCGAAAGAATTTTTTTTGCTTCTTTTTCCGTCTCACAGTTTTTTAATTCCGAAAATATACGCATATTTACAAGCTGCAAATGTCCCGTTCCGAGTTCTACAGTTCGGGAAGTAATACCTTCAATCATTCCGTCCGAAACTATAAGCACAACAACAACGGGAACAATACTGATTCCAATTCCCAAAACCGCACCGAGCAAACTTTTACGTGCATTTGAAACGCTTTTTCCCGAGCCTATTCCCAAAAAACGGAAGGCCATGCTTATAAAAACAAATTGCCTCATTTCAAAGCCGCTCCTCTTCTCCGAACCTTACCTGCACCAGCTTTCCGTTTTTAAGCCGATAACAGACATCGGTCAATTCGGCAATTTTAGCATCATGCGTAACTACAACTAATGTTTTTTTATGCTTATCCGCTACCGAAAACAAAAGATTCTGAACGGCTTGAGCATTTGCGGGGTCCAAATTACCTGTAGGTTCGTCCGCCAATAAAAGAGAGGGTTCATTTATTAAAGAACGCGCAACGGCAACACGCTGTCTTTCCCCTCCTGAAAGCTGCATAGGGAAATGCGATGCCCGTTCCTGAAGTTTTACATCTTCCAAAAGAGAAAGAGCTTTTTCTTTTATTTCCCGTTTGGGTTTTCCGGCAATTAAGGCGGGCAGCATAATATTTTCCAATGCCGTAAAATCTTTTAATAAATAATGAAACTGAAATACAAGTCCCAAAAAAGAACTTCTATATTCGGTTAAAGATTTTTCATCAAGCAGGTGAACTGCATATTGCCTCCCGGTTTCTTCAGGAGAACCTGCAAATATTTCACCTTCATCAAAGGATTCAAGCCCGCCAAGAACATTTAAAAAAGTACTTTTCCCCGAACCGGACTCGCCTATAATGGAAATCTTTTTATTTTCTTCAATTGTAAAATCGAGATTATCTAAAATTACAAGTTTTTCGTTTGCAGATAAAAAAGTTTTTGTCAAATTTGAAATTGAAACTACAATCTTACTCATAACGCATTACCTCCGCAGGTTTAAATTTTAAAATACGCTTTGCGGCAATAAGGGCTGCCGATGAAGCTGAAAAAACGCCGAACAAAAATACGCTTAAAATTTCACCGAAAAAAAGTCTTACCGGTACATCTTCCATATAAAGATAAACGGGATTAAAAACATAAAACTCTTCACTTACATAACCTTGACTTAAAATGGAAATAAACAGTAAAACCTTATTTACCGCTTGTTCCGTAATTGCAAATATCGAATTTATTTGCAGTGAAAGAAAAAGTCCGAGTAAAAGCCCGGAAACGGAACCTATAAAACCTATTGTAAAACCGTTTGCAATAAAAATAAACTGAACATATTTCGTATATGCACCCATTGAAACCAGTACGGAAATATCTTCACGCCTTTCATAAATGGAACGTCTCATTCCGTTATAAATATTGACCGCAACTACCAAAAAAATTAAAACAATCAATAAAAGCATCATATTTTTTTCTATTTGCAAAGCTCCGAAAAAAGCATGGTTATATGAACGCCAAGATTCAGCTTCTATTTCAGGGACTGCATTTTTTACGGAAGAGAT is drawn from Treponema pedis and contains these coding sequences:
- a CDS encoding ABC transporter permease gives rise to the protein MRQFVFISMAFRFLGIGSGKSVSNARKSLLGAVLGIGISIVPVVVVLIVSDGMIEGITSRTVELGTGHLQLVNMRIFSELKNCETEKEAKKILSENLENDFFKDAWIERQGNGLIIGKNGRSGGTIRAIEPEFFLKNGNVKKLIKIIDGKLEFETERSVILGKKIAESLELKAGDVCRVITLNKNKKGNTVPKVSSFTVSGIISSGYQELDSLWVFIPLEQGIKIMPVTSSFTSVLVSTENPFDEVKLNELYFKLNKILPDNFTVYTWKDLNRTSFITFATTKNILMFIMFLIVLVASANISSAVVMLVMERRREVAILKATGTPPSSITLSFLFAGFLTGLGGIIFGMPLGILAALHINEIFSFIEKLLNYLQNFFYSVFAGGVPLEIHILDPAFYLESIPVIIDFKELYLIAVSMLILSVAVCIIPALRAGKERPIEIMRKL
- a CDS encoding ABC transporter ATP-binding protein yields the protein MSKIVVSISNLTKTFLSANEKLVILDNLDFTIEENKKISIIGESGSGKSTFLNVLGGLESFDEGEIFAGSPEETGRQYAVHLLDEKSLTEYRSSFLGLVFQFHYLLKDFTALENIMLPALIAGKPKREIKEKALSLLEDVKLQERASHFPMQLSGGERQRVAVARSLINEPSLLLADEPTGNLDPANAQAVQNLLFSVADKHKKTLVVVTHDAKIAELTDVCYRLKNGKLVQVRFGEEERL